The following is a genomic window from Sulfitobacter pontiacus.
AAATCGGTCAGATCCCCATCCGGCGGCGACACCAGCGAGCTGGCCCAGCCCATGACGTGATCTGCGGTGAAACAGGCGTCATTCCAGCCAAGGCTGATGTGGTTACCAATATGGCCGGGGGTGTGAATCACGCTCAGCGTCCAGTCGTCGCCGGCGATGGTCTCTCCGTGAGTTAGGGGGCGATCGGGGATGAACTCTGCATCAATGCCTTCGCCGCCGCCAATATCGGACACGGCGGCCAGTTGTTGCATCACCGCAGAGCGGCCAGAAAACGCGTCGCCAAAGGCCAGTATCGGCGCGCCGCAGGCACGGGCAAGGTCGCGCGCGAGGGGCGAGTGGTCCAGATGCGTATGGGTTACGATGATGTGGCTGATGTGCTGTTCGGGTCCGATGGCATCGCGTATCGCTTGCAGGTGTCGCGGCGACGCGGGGCCGGGGTCGATCACGGCGATGCCGCGCGTGCCCAGCAGATAGGTATTCGTGCCACGGTAGGTCATGGGCGAGGGGTTGTCGGCCACGATGCGGCGCAAGCCCGGTTCCAAGATCTCGGCAATACCGATGGCGGGGTCGAAGTCGTCAGGGGGCAGCATGGTTTGGCCTTTCGCTGGGGCAGGGGGCTGGCTAAGGTCTATCCCATGTTCTTCGTCTGGCTCAAACGATATATGCCCCGTGGCATCTATGGGCGCGCTGCCCTGATCCTGCTTTTGCCGGTGGTGATCTTGCAGCTCGTGATGACCGTGATCTTTGCACAGCGGAACTATG
Proteins encoded in this region:
- a CDS encoding MBL fold metallo-hydrolase; translation: MLPPDDFDPAIGIAEILEPGLRRIVADNPSPMTYRGTNTYLLGTRGIAVIDPGPASPRHLQAIRDAIGPEQHISHIIVTHTHLDHSPLARDLARACGAPILAFGDAFSGRSAVMQQLAAVSDIGGGEGIDAEFIPDRPLTHGETIAGDDWTLSVIHTPGHIGNHISLGWNDACFTADHVMGWASSLVSPPDGDLTDFMASCAELQKNDWRVFYPGHGAPVTDPAARLDWLVSHRLSREADILRALGQAPATAAQLAAAIYTETPPALLGAATRNVLAHLIDLTGKNRVGPVESLSATATFRRV